Proteins from a single region of Pseudopedobacter saltans DSM 12145:
- a CDS encoding GntR family transcriptional regulator, with product MKASDFLNFIFIDEYSATPKYLQLSYSIIAAIEDGKITKDDLLPSINELSYLLEISRDTAEKGYRYLKKMGVIVSVPGKGYYVSTEEIKKKIKVFLLFNKLSAHKKIIYDSFVSSLGEDATIDFYIYNNDYSLFKKLIKNKNNDYSHYVIIPHFVEGGENAHEIINTIPKEKLILLDKKLNKIEGVYGAIYEDFEKDIYSALDEVKERLAKYETIKIIIPEKSYFPKEIVNGFKRFCQQYAFNYKVIKNIQDEVLHKGEVYINLMEDDLVAIIEKAISQDLQVGGDIGIISYNETPLKRLILNGITTVSTDFKAMGAMVAEMIKSQKPEHVAVPFKVNLRPSL from the coding sequence ATGAAAGCATCCGATTTTTTAAACTTTATTTTTATAGACGAATATTCTGCTACCCCGAAGTATCTTCAACTCAGTTATTCTATAATAGCGGCAATAGAGGATGGTAAAATAACCAAAGATGATTTACTACCTTCGATAAATGAATTGAGCTATCTGTTGGAAATATCGAGAGATACAGCTGAAAAAGGATACAGATACCTGAAAAAGATGGGGGTAATTGTTTCTGTTCCAGGAAAGGGATATTATGTCTCTACTGAAGAGATCAAAAAGAAAATCAAGGTCTTTCTGCTTTTTAATAAGCTTTCGGCACATAAAAAAATAATATATGACTCTTTTGTCTCTTCGTTGGGAGAAGATGCAACAATAGATTTTTATATCTATAACAATGATTATTCTTTGTTTAAAAAACTTATCAAAAATAAAAACAACGATTATTCTCACTATGTTATTATTCCTCATTTTGTAGAGGGAGGGGAGAATGCTCATGAAATTATCAATACTATTCCTAAAGAAAAACTTATTCTTTTAGATAAGAAGCTCAATAAGATTGAGGGGGTGTATGGTGCTATTTATGAAGATTTTGAAAAAGATATTTATTCTGCGCTTGATGAGGTAAAGGAAAGGTTGGCAAAATACGAAACTATTAAAATCATTATTCCCGAAAAAAGCTATTTTCCTAAAGAGATTGTAAATGGCTTTAAGCGGTTTTGCCAGCAATATGCGTTTAACTATAAGGTGATTAAAAATATTCAGGATGAAGTACTACATAAAGGAGAAGTGTATATAAACCTGATGGAAGACGATCTGGTGGCGATTATAGAAAAGGCAATTTCGCAAGATCTGCAAGTGGGAGGGGATATCGGGATAATATCCTATAATGAAACGCCGTTGAAAAGATTGATTTTAAATGGTATAACAACCGTTTCTACAGATTTTAAAGCTATGGGAGCCATGGTTGCAGAGATGATTAAAAGCCAGAAGCCGGAACATGTAGCTGTCCCTTTTAAAGTTAATTTGCGCCCGTCTTTATAG
- a CDS encoding glycoside hydrolase family 127 protein — protein sequence MRKISATVLILSLFPIAMFAQSVYPGQHRNKITKHLRGDVKVYSFDLKDVRLLPSAFRDNMERDSKWLMSLDVNRLLHSFRNTAGVFSSKEGGYMTIKKLGGWESLDCDLRGHTTGHIMSALSYLYASTGDERYKIKSDSIVNGLAEVQYALTKVGQNGFISAFPENFINRNIAGQSIWAPWYTLHKIYAGLIDQYLYCGNEKALDIMTKAASWAYQKLMPLTEEQRATMLRNEFGGTNEAFYNLYAITGNPEHLKLAEFFYHNAVLDPLAERKSDLYFKHANTFIPKLIGEARNYELNADKRSKDVATFFWDEVVNHQTYCTGGNSHKEKFIHTDKVSENLTGYTQETCNSNNMLKLTRHLFSWDANPKYADFYERALYNHILGQQDPQTGMVAYFLPLLPGSYKVYSTAENSFWCCVGTGFENHAKYGEAIYYHNNTNLYVNLFIPSELTWNEKGVKLKQETVFPESDLVKLTVQTAKSQKFALNLRYPYWASGVQVKINGKAVKVKQVPSSYIVIDRTWKNGDQIIIKYPMSLHLAEANDNVDKAAVMYGPLVLAGMMGTEGMQQPAPFSDPTAYNDYYTYDYKVPLNLKTAIRIDKSNLNKSIQPVIGNPLVFKAEEGVELAPISRIHHQRYVVYWDLIKNAER from the coding sequence ATGAGAAAGATTTCTGCTACTGTACTGATTTTATCGCTGTTTCCAATAGCTATGTTTGCACAATCGGTCTATCCGGGGCAACACAGAAATAAAATCACAAAACACTTACGGGGAGACGTAAAAGTATATAGTTTCGATTTAAAAGATGTGCGTTTGCTTCCTTCGGCATTCAGGGACAATATGGAAAGAGATTCCAAATGGTTGATGTCGCTGGATGTAAATAGATTATTGCATAGCTTTAGAAATACAGCAGGAGTATTCTCCAGTAAGGAAGGGGGCTATATGACCATAAAAAAGCTTGGTGGCTGGGAATCTTTGGACTGTGACCTTAGAGGCCATACTACGGGGCATATTATGTCGGCTTTGTCTTACTTGTACGCTTCTACCGGAGATGAGCGCTACAAGATTAAATCGGATAGTATTGTAAACGGCTTAGCCGAGGTACAATATGCATTAACCAAAGTGGGCCAAAATGGATTTATTAGTGCTTTCCCGGAAAATTTTATCAATAGAAATATTGCCGGGCAGAGCATTTGGGCACCATGGTATACCTTACATAAAATTTATGCAGGTTTAATAGATCAATACCTCTATTGTGGAAATGAGAAGGCGTTGGATATAATGACAAAAGCAGCTTCGTGGGCTTATCAAAAATTAATGCCTTTAACCGAAGAGCAAAGGGCTACCATGCTGCGCAACGAATTTGGTGGTACTAACGAAGCTTTTTATAATTTGTATGCCATTACGGGTAATCCGGAGCATCTGAAACTGGCCGAGTTTTTCTACCATAACGCGGTGCTTGATCCTTTGGCAGAACGTAAAAGCGATCTTTATTTTAAACATGCCAATACTTTTATCCCAAAATTGATAGGCGAAGCCCGTAACTACGAACTGAATGCCGATAAGCGCTCTAAAGACGTTGCCACTTTTTTCTGGGACGAAGTAGTTAATCACCAAACTTACTGTACCGGAGGAAACAGCCATAAAGAGAAATTCATCCATACAGATAAAGTATCAGAAAACTTAACGGGATATACACAGGAGACATGTAATTCCAATAATATGCTAAAACTGACACGTCATTTGTTTAGCTGGGATGCCAACCCAAAATATGCAGACTTTTACGAGCGGGCACTATACAACCATATTCTGGGGCAACAAGATCCGCAAACAGGAATGGTAGCCTATTTTCTACCTCTATTGCCTGGTTCGTATAAAGTATACAGCACTGCCGAGAACTCTTTTTGGTGCTGTGTAGGTACAGGTTTTGAAAACCATGCTAAATATGGCGAAGCTATTTATTACCATAATAACACGAACCTTTACGTGAACTTGTTTATCCCTTCTGAATTAACGTGGAATGAGAAAGGTGTAAAACTAAAGCAGGAGACAGTATTTCCCGAAAGCGATTTAGTAAAACTAACGGTGCAGACAGCAAAAAGCCAAAAATTTGCACTGAATTTACGTTATCCTTACTGGGCTTCCGGAGTACAGGTAAAAATAAATGGAAAAGCCGTAAAGGTGAAGCAAGTGCCATCAAGTTATATCGTGATAGACAGAACTTGGAAAAACGGAGACCAAATAATAATAAAATATCCGATGAGCCTGCATTTGGCAGAAGCTAACGATAATGTAGACAAAGCTGCTGTAATGTATGGGCCATTGGTACTGGCAGGTATGATGGGAACTGAAGGTATGCAGCAACCGGCACCGTTTTCTGACCCGACTGCATATAATGACTACTATACTTACGACTATAAAGTACCATTAAATTTAAAAACAGCTATTCGCATAGATAAAAGCAATTTGAATAAATCAATTCAACCAGTGATTGGTAACCCCTTGGTGTTTAAAGCTGAAGAAGGTGTGGAATTAGCTCCTATTAGCCGCATACATCATCAACGTTATGTGGTTTATTGGGATTTAATTAAAAATGCTGAACGTTGA
- a CDS encoding glycosyl hydrolase family 28 protein, which translates to MKNTVAAFFVVFFYCLSTGYAADKLTVYNSPAGALLNTDFLVKVRQEGREWKAIPNHLIKVDEVKDTKHQVKDASMAYFDFSGSVEVSVIFNKGDISTARIRPLSYGIEPEINGNTLTFKLNQPRNLSVEVNGDIFHNLHLFANPILESVPKKTDPNVIYFGTGIHEFKDKVFNVPSGKTVYIAGDAILRGQLLVHDAKDVKIIGRGMVEHTVKMGVHIANSKNVLVEGIFTTQCATGGSDNVTIRNVKSISYYGWGDGMNVFASKNVFYDGVFCRNSDDCTTVYATRKGFTGGAKNISMQNSTLWADVAHPIFIGIHGNADNPDIIENLTYKNIDILDHQEVQIDYQGCLSINAGDNNLIRNVRFEDIRIEDFRQGQLVNLRVFYNEKYCAAPGKGIEDIYFKNISYNGKNAELSMISGYDEHRKVKNVTFENLKINGKLIYDDMPDKPKWYKTGDMGRIFIDHHVEDVKFIKTQQ; encoded by the coding sequence ATGAAAAATACTGTAGCTGCTTTTTTTGTTGTCTTTTTTTACTGTTTATCTACTGGTTATGCGGCTGATAAGCTAACAGTTTACAATTCACCTGCAGGAGCTTTGCTGAATACAGATTTTTTGGTAAAAGTAAGACAGGAAGGCAGGGAGTGGAAAGCTATTCCCAATCATCTGATTAAAGTAGACGAAGTAAAGGATACCAAACATCAGGTTAAAGATGCTTCCATGGCCTACTTTGATTTTTCAGGAAGTGTAGAAGTTTCGGTAATCTTTAATAAAGGAGATATTAGTACAGCCAGGATAAGGCCACTTTCTTATGGAATAGAGCCGGAAATCAACGGCAATACCTTAACGTTTAAACTGAACCAGCCCCGTAATCTTTCAGTAGAGGTAAACGGAGACATTTTTCATAATCTCCATTTATTTGCCAATCCTATTTTGGAAAGCGTACCCAAAAAAACAGACCCCAACGTCATTTACTTTGGGACCGGTATTCATGAGTTTAAAGACAAAGTGTTTAATGTCCCTTCGGGGAAGACAGTTTATATAGCAGGCGATGCTATTTTAAGAGGACAACTTTTGGTACATGATGCAAAAGATGTGAAGATTATTGGCAGGGGAATGGTAGAGCATACGGTGAAGATGGGTGTTCATATAGCTAACTCTAAAAATGTTCTGGTAGAGGGGATTTTTACTACACAATGTGCAACCGGAGGATCAGACAATGTAACCATCCGCAATGTAAAAAGCATCAGCTATTATGGCTGGGGAGATGGGATGAATGTATTTGCTAGTAAGAACGTTTTTTATGATGGAGTATTTTGCAGAAATTCGGATGACTGTACCACCGTATATGCAACCCGAAAAGGATTTACCGGCGGAGCTAAAAACATAAGCATGCAAAATTCCACACTCTGGGCAGATGTTGCTCATCCTATTTTTATAGGGATTCATGGTAACGCGGATAATCCTGATATTATAGAAAACCTAACCTATAAAAATATAGATATTCTGGACCATCAAGAAGTGCAGATAGATTATCAGGGCTGTTTAAGTATCAATGCAGGCGATAATAATCTAATACGCAACGTTCGGTTTGAGGACATCAGGATAGAAGATTTCAGACAAGGGCAACTGGTAAATCTGCGTGTCTTTTATAATGAAAAATATTGTGCAGCCCCGGGCAAAGGCATAGAAGATATTTATTTTAAGAATATCAGCTATAATGGAAAAAATGCCGAGTTATCTATGATATCGGGATATGATGAGCACAGAAAAGTCAAAAACGTGACTTTCGAAAATTTGAAAATAAACGGCAAATTAATTTATGACGATATGCCCGATAAACCTAAATGGTATAAAACGGGTGATATGGGAAGAATTTTTATAGATCATCACGTAGAAGATGTTAAATTTATCAAAACTCAACAATAA
- a CDS encoding glycoside hydrolase family 43 protein, with protein sequence MKQIFSYLYAGLIFVNLYSCNNNPQEKIEILQDTISYVSKVWVADNGDGTYKNPILFADYSDPDAIRIGDDFFMTASSFNSSPALPILHSKDLVNWKIVNHALPKQTEAVYNLPQHGKGVWAPSMVYHDKELRIYYGDPDYGVYMLKTKDPFGKWEEPVLIMKAKGIIDPTVLFDDDGKVYMTIAWAGSRAGMNSILTVYPLNADGTKVVGEGKHVFDGHEKHHTVEGPKLFKRNGYYYISAPAGGVETGWQLILRSKNIYGPYEEKVVLHQGNTQINGPHQGSLAETAQGETWFIHFQDRGVYGRILHLQPVEWKDGWPLIGKDINNDGIGEPVLSYKKPNIGKNYPINTPQEDDEFNTDRLGLQWQWHANEDIRWSVNLANTGYLRLLAIPMPAETKNLWNIPHLLLQKFPAEGFTATTKVKLTIEWDVWQSKKAGLLVMGNDYSYLSIQKDAKGYLVNQMVCFDAANGTGEKSNAIQRLKSNEVYLRVKIKSSDARCQFSYSEDGVNFNDIGPEFQAKPDKWIGAKTGIFAASDSDVRIGGYADFDWFRITK encoded by the coding sequence ATGAAACAGATTTTTAGTTATTTATATGCAGGACTTATTTTTGTAAATCTATATTCCTGTAATAATAATCCACAAGAAAAAATAGAAATTCTACAAGATACCATAAGTTATGTTTCTAAAGTCTGGGTTGCAGATAATGGTGACGGAACATATAAAAATCCAATTCTTTTTGCAGACTATTCGGATCCGGATGCGATTAGGATTGGTGACGATTTTTTCATGACTGCTTCCAGCTTTAACAGTTCACCTGCGTTGCCCATACTACATTCAAAAGATTTGGTGAACTGGAAAATTGTGAACCATGCGCTTCCGAAACAAACAGAAGCAGTTTATAATTTGCCACAGCATGGAAAAGGTGTTTGGGCGCCAAGTATGGTATACCATGATAAAGAATTAAGGATTTATTACGGCGATCCTGATTATGGTGTATATATGCTAAAAACTAAAGATCCTTTTGGAAAATGGGAAGAGCCCGTATTGATAATGAAAGCGAAAGGAATTATAGATCCTACAGTTTTATTCGATGACGATGGGAAGGTGTATATGACAATAGCTTGGGCGGGAAGTCGGGCTGGTATGAATAGTATATTAACTGTTTATCCTTTAAATGCGGATGGTACGAAAGTAGTAGGAGAAGGTAAGCATGTCTTTGACGGGCATGAAAAGCACCATACCGTAGAAGGCCCTAAGCTTTTTAAAAGAAATGGCTATTATTACATCTCAGCGCCTGCCGGTGGGGTAGAAACAGGCTGGCAATTGATATTACGTTCGAAGAATATTTATGGTCCTTATGAAGAAAAGGTGGTATTGCATCAGGGAAATACGCAGATAAACGGCCCACATCAGGGATCTTTGGCAGAAACGGCTCAGGGAGAAACCTGGTTTATTCACTTTCAGGATAGAGGTGTTTATGGCAGAATCTTACATTTGCAACCCGTAGAATGGAAAGATGGATGGCCTTTGATAGGTAAGGACATCAATAATGATGGAATAGGAGAGCCGGTACTTAGTTATAAGAAACCAAACATTGGAAAAAACTATCCTATAAATACTCCACAGGAAGACGATGAGTTCAATACAGACAGATTAGGCTTACAGTGGCAATGGCATGCTAATGAAGACATCAGATGGAGTGTGAATTTGGCAAATACCGGTTACTTACGTTTATTAGCTATACCTATGCCGGCAGAAACCAAAAATTTATGGAACATTCCTCATTTATTGCTGCAAAAATTCCCTGCCGAAGGGTTTACAGCTACAACAAAAGTAAAACTGACTATAGAATGGGATGTATGGCAATCTAAAAAAGCAGGTTTGCTGGTTATGGGAAACGATTATAGCTATCTGTCTATCCAAAAAGATGCTAAGGGGTATTTGGTAAATCAAATGGTTTGTTTCGATGCAGCAAATGGCACCGGGGAAAAAAGTAATGCTATACAAAGGTTGAAATCTAACGAAGTTTACTTACGTGTTAAAATTAAATCTTCAGATGCCCGATGCCAATTTAGTTATAGCGAAGACGGTGTGAATTTTAATGATATAGGGCCAGAATTTCAGGCCAAGCCTGATAAATGGATAGGAGCCAAAACGGGGATATTTGCAGCAAGTGATAGTGACGTACGTATAGGAGGCTATGCGGATTTTGATTGGTTTAGGATAACTAAATAG
- a CDS encoding alpha/beta fold hydrolase, with product MSLIRLHIILLASLLMNESIVKAQKNNCDFTLLDRKVQAWVDSGYYEGTSLIIAQDNNIIYEKYFGNYQPETEAYVASAGKWLAAATIAAVVDEGKLSWDDKVKKWLPQFTDSKGKATLRQLFSHTAGYPDYQPKGERPDNYQTLEESVRHIVALPADTLPGTKFQYGGLSMQVAGRMAELATGKNWEQLFREKIAKPLNMKHTAFTPVDETPGHNPMLGGGARTSLRDYFNFLKMFANNGIFEGERILSQKAIDEIAADQVLDAKVKPHEFPEEVRVAYHHGIYGLGMWREEVNETGSAILLSSPSWAGAYPWIDKTTNTYGFLLARVKENKNGFNAFYASPVLTYLVRDILHKHSQKKVKTGYVKVEQNTKLYYEISGRGDPLILLHGHSFDHQMWDPQIAVLALKYQVIRYDLRGYGRSDMPQEGKEFLHAEDLLKLMDALKIEKAHIAGLSLGGFVTTDFLALHQNRMLSATMASGDIFNVPGPDEPWTATALSKRKSEIKQYQKEGIHQNKKKWFNALTTRDGKPLYAIKKPVWEAIYKWDAWQLSHAEPRLVLGKSVKEKLRTMKVNIPVMVLTGDADLHRQNELLPLIPGAKQVAIKGAGHMSNLENPEGFTKSLVSFLNNKF from the coding sequence ATGAGTTTAATAAGATTACATATTATTCTTTTAGCGTCGTTGTTGATGAATGAGAGTATCGTAAAGGCTCAGAAAAACAACTGTGATTTTACTCTGCTTGACAGAAAAGTACAGGCTTGGGTAGATTCTGGTTATTACGAAGGTACGTCGCTGATAATTGCACAGGACAATAATATTATCTACGAAAAGTATTTTGGTAACTATCAGCCGGAAACGGAAGCTTATGTAGCTTCTGCCGGAAAATGGCTTGCTGCCGCAACCATTGCTGCGGTGGTAGACGAAGGAAAACTTTCCTGGGATGATAAAGTAAAAAAATGGTTACCCCAATTTACCGATAGCAAAGGAAAAGCTACCTTAAGGCAACTTTTCTCGCATACGGCAGGTTACCCGGATTACCAGCCAAAAGGAGAGCGGCCCGATAACTATCAGACGCTGGAAGAATCCGTAAGACATATTGTTGCCTTGCCTGCCGATACCTTACCGGGGACAAAATTTCAATATGGCGGTCTGTCTATGCAGGTGGCCGGTCGTATGGCAGAACTGGCAACAGGGAAAAATTGGGAGCAGCTGTTTCGTGAGAAAATAGCAAAGCCATTGAATATGAAGCACACTGCTTTTACACCTGTAGATGAGACTCCCGGTCATAATCCCATGTTGGGCGGTGGGGCGAGAACAAGTCTAAGAGACTATTTTAACTTTCTGAAAATGTTCGCCAATAATGGCATTTTTGAGGGGGAAAGAATACTTTCTCAAAAAGCCATAGACGAAATTGCTGCTGATCAGGTACTGGACGCGAAAGTAAAGCCGCATGAATTCCCCGAAGAAGTAAGAGTTGCTTACCATCATGGAATATATGGTTTGGGTATGTGGCGCGAAGAGGTAAATGAAACAGGTAGTGCCATATTGTTAAGCAGTCCAAGCTGGGCGGGCGCTTATCCGTGGATAGATAAAACAACAAATACCTATGGATTTCTATTAGCCAGGGTTAAAGAAAATAAAAATGGTTTCAATGCCTTTTATGCAAGTCCGGTTTTGACTTATCTGGTAAGGGATATTTTGCATAAGCACAGCCAAAAGAAAGTAAAGACAGGTTATGTGAAAGTTGAACAGAATACGAAACTGTATTATGAAATCAGCGGAAGAGGAGACCCATTAATATTACTGCATGGGCATTCTTTCGATCATCAGATGTGGGATCCCCAAATAGCTGTTTTAGCTTTAAAATATCAGGTAATCCGTTATGATCTGCGTGGTTATGGACGTTCGGATATGCCACAGGAAGGAAAGGAATTTCTGCATGCAGAAGATCTGTTGAAATTAATGGATGCTCTAAAAATTGAAAAAGCGCATATCGCAGGTCTGTCTTTAGGAGGTTTTGTGACTACTGATTTTTTAGCGCTACATCAGAATAGAATGCTGTCTGCAACGATGGCAAGCGGAGATATCTTTAATGTGCCGGGACCGGATGAACCCTGGACAGCGACAGCGCTTTCCAAAAGGAAATCTGAGATTAAACAATATCAAAAAGAAGGTATACACCAGAACAAGAAAAAATGGTTTAATGCGCTAACAACAAGGGATGGCAAACCTTTGTATGCCATAAAAAAGCCGGTTTGGGAAGCCATTTATAAATGGGACGCCTGGCAGCTATCACACGCAGAACCAAGATTAGTACTAGGCAAATCTGTAAAGGAGAAACTGAGGACTATGAAAGTAAATATTCCGGTAATGGTATTGACTGGAGATGCCGATTTACATCGTCAAAATGAATTGTTGCCATTAATTCCCGGAGCAAAACAAGTTGCTATAAAAGGTGCCGGGCATATGAGTAATCTGGAAAATCCAGAAGGTTTTACAAAAAGTTTAGTGAGTTTTTTAAATAATAAATTTTAG
- the fucP gene encoding L-fucose:H+ symporter permease — MSQKANFTEKKFLVTFVFVTSLFMLWGVAHSMSDVLNKHFQNVLHVSKSQSGLIQLSVFGAYFVMSIPAGLFMKRFGYKLGVLLGLSLFAGGTFLFVPAANAESFGFFRIALFILGCGMATLETVAHPFVASLGDQRTSDQRMNFAQSFNAVGTIIGPVLGSYFLLRASSHEVTNSLDSVKNLYMYIGVFILLIAISFAFVKIPALIDPHTATDADEPEAVNVDLAPGKKLFQHKHFVWAVVSQFFNVAAQAGTWAYFINYGVEVMGFTDSKAANYMVLFMVFMMIGRFVGTFLMKYIEPNKLLAAFALGSIVSCILVAQGWGWASYIALLMINFFFSIMFPTIFSLGLKNLGKHTQQASSFISMGVVGGAFFPLIMGTIANHDVAHAYYLPIVCYLIIFLFGARFYKVQR; from the coding sequence ATGTCACAAAAGGCCAATTTTACAGAAAAGAAATTTTTAGTAACGTTTGTATTCGTTACCTCTTTATTTATGCTTTGGGGAGTTGCCCACTCTATGAGCGATGTTTTGAATAAGCATTTTCAAAACGTACTGCATGTTAGTAAATCTCAGTCGGGCTTAATACAACTATCAGTATTTGGCGCATATTTCGTTATGAGTATTCCAGCAGGACTGTTTATGAAGCGCTTCGGTTATAAATTAGGAGTATTGCTGGGCCTTTCTCTGTTTGCAGGAGGCACATTTTTATTTGTACCTGCAGCCAATGCAGAATCTTTTGGCTTTTTCAGGATCGCTTTGTTTATTCTGGGATGCGGGATGGCAACATTGGAAACCGTGGCGCATCCGTTTGTAGCATCTTTGGGAGACCAGCGAACCAGCGACCAGCGGATGAATTTTGCGCAGTCCTTTAACGCGGTAGGAACCATTATAGGTCCTGTGCTGGGGTCGTACTTTTTGCTAAGGGCGTCTTCGCATGAAGTTACAAATAGTTTAGATTCGGTGAAGAACCTGTATATGTATATTGGCGTTTTTATACTGTTGATTGCAATCTCATTTGCTTTTGTCAAAATTCCTGCATTGATAGACCCACATACAGCTACCGATGCAGATGAACCGGAAGCGGTTAATGTTGATTTAGCCCCGGGAAAGAAGTTATTTCAGCATAAACATTTCGTCTGGGCAGTAGTTTCACAGTTTTTTAATGTAGCTGCACAAGCCGGAACCTGGGCTTATTTCATCAATTATGGTGTAGAAGTAATGGGGTTTACAGATTCAAAAGCAGCCAATTACATGGTACTGTTTATGGTTTTTATGATGATTGGCCGTTTTGTGGGCACTTTCTTAATGAAGTATATAGAACCAAATAAGCTGTTAGCAGCTTTCGCTTTGGGAAGTATTGTTTCCTGCATATTAGTGGCACAAGGTTGGGGTTGGGCATCTTACATCGCTTTGTTGATGATTAACTTCTTCTTTAGTATCATGTTCCCAACTATTTTTAGCCTCGGTTTAAAAAACTTAGGAAAACATACGCAACAGGCTTCATCCTTTATTTCGATGGGAGTTGTAGGCGGAGCATTTTTTCCGCTGATTATGGGAACCATAGCAAACCATGATGTTGCACATGCTTACTATTTGCCAATAGTTTGTTACCTGATCATCTTCCTGTTTGGAGCGAGGTTTTATAAGGTTCAACGATAA
- a CDS encoding LacI family DNA-binding transcriptional regulator, which produces MKKKITIGNIAEQLGVSKTTISFVLNGKAREKHISESLEEKILQHIEKVGYRPNQFAQGLRSGKTKIIGMLVEDISDPFFSSVARQIEEIAYKKGYKIIYSSTENETEKAKDLIEIYRSRQVDGYIIAPPPGLEKEINDLLDDNLPVVIFDRTIHDVDTNTVLVNNYASAYDAVAHFIEGGYKNIAMVTLSSDQEQMLERMEGYIDALKRIKGVPLIKKVIYHDRKETSVKEIQDFLVSNKQIDAVFFATNYIADSGLESIKNLNLNIPNDLGVIVFDDHQLYRLFSPPLTAVSQPIKAIAENSINIMLEILDGRRSLKDKKSVVLDNTLMVRGSSLKRN; this is translated from the coding sequence ATGAAGAAAAAGATTACGATAGGGAATATAGCTGAACAATTGGGTGTTTCTAAAACAACAATATCCTTTGTTTTAAATGGAAAAGCCAGGGAAAAGCATATCAGCGAAAGTCTGGAAGAGAAAATCCTTCAGCATATTGAGAAAGTAGGATATAGACCAAATCAATTTGCACAAGGTCTTAGAAGTGGGAAAACAAAAATTATAGGTATGCTAGTGGAAGATATCTCTGATCCTTTTTTCTCTTCTGTGGCCAGACAAATTGAAGAAATAGCTTATAAAAAAGGATATAAAATTATCTATTCCAGTACAGAGAACGAGACAGAAAAAGCTAAAGATTTAATAGAAATATATAGAAGCAGGCAGGTTGATGGGTATATTATTGCTCCTCCCCCCGGATTGGAAAAAGAAATCAATGATTTATTAGATGATAATTTGCCAGTTGTTATTTTTGATAGAACTATACATGATGTGGATACCAATACTGTTCTAGTAAATAATTATGCAAGTGCATATGATGCGGTAGCACACTTTATTGAAGGTGGGTATAAAAATATAGCTATGGTAACATTGTCTTCAGATCAGGAGCAAATGTTGGAGAGGATGGAAGGATATATAGATGCCTTGAAAAGAATAAAAGGCGTACCGCTAATTAAAAAGGTAATATATCACGATCGAAAGGAAACCAGTGTGAAAGAAATACAGGATTTTTTAGTTTCCAATAAGCAAATTGATGCCGTATTTTTCGCTACTAACTACATTGCTGATAGTGGATTGGAATCTATTAAAAACCTGAATCTGAATATCCCAAATGATTTAGGAGTAATTGTATTTGATGATCATCAATTATACAGATTGTTTTCCCCGCCTTTAACTGCAGTTTCGCAACCAATTAAGGCAATCGCCGAAAACTCAATAAATATCATGTTAGAGATTCTCGATGGAAGAAGATCTTTGAAAGATAAGAAAAGTGTAGTTCTGGATAACACACTGATGGTTAGAGGATCTTCTTTGAAGAGGAATTAG